The region GCGGCAGGACAAGCGCGAGGCCGAGCGCGCGATGCGCACGCGGAACCGCCTCGGCGACTGACGTCCCGCGCGGTTCGACTTTCCCAGCGCGCGTCGACTTGAATGGGCCTGCCGGCGCTCACCCAGGGCTCGCCGGCGGAAGGGCGACATGCGCATCGGCATCCTGACCTCCGGCGGCGACTGCCCGGGTCTCAACGCGGTCATCCGAGCCGCCGTGCTCACCGGCATGAAGCACCACGGGCACGAGTTCGTCGGCATCCGCGACGGCTACCGGGGGCTCAAGGAGGGCGACGTGCGGGTGCTCAACCGCTCGGCGGTGCGAGGCACCTCCCGCATCGGCGGCACGATCCTCGGCACGAGCCGCACGAACCCCTACGAGGGGGAGAAGGGCGGGCCAGAGCGCATCGCCGAGACGCTCGAGCGCCTCGGGATCGAGGCGGTCATGGCGATCGGCGGCGAGGGCACGCTCGCGGCCGCCAATCGGCTCGCCGACGACGGCATCCCCATCGTCGGGGTGCCGAAGACGATCGACAACGACCTCGACGCGACCGACTACACCTTCGGCTTCGACACGGCCGTGCAGATCGCGACGGAGGCCGGCGACCGGCTGCGCACGACCGGCGACTCGCACATGCGCTGCATGGTGCTCGAGGTCATGGGGCGGCACGTCGGCTGGATCGCGCTCCACACCGGCATCGCGACGGGCGCGCACGTCACGCTCATCCCCGAGCAGCCGCGCTCGATCGAGTGGATCTGCGAGTACGTGCAATCGGTCTACGACCGCCGCCGCGCGCCGCTCGTCGTCGTCTCCGAGGGCTTCAAGCTCGAGGGGATGGACGAGGAGTACTCGCGCAAGGGCCTCGACGCCTTCGACCGCCCGCGCCTGGGCGGCATCGGCGAGGTCATCGCGCCGATGATCGAGGAGCGCACGGGGATCGAGT is a window of Agrococcus sp. Marseille-Q4369 DNA encoding:
- a CDS encoding 6-phosphofructokinase: MRIGILTSGGDCPGLNAVIRAAVLTGMKHHGHEFVGIRDGYRGLKEGDVRVLNRSAVRGTSRIGGTILGTSRTNPYEGEKGGPERIAETLERLGIEAVMAIGGEGTLAAANRLADDGIPIVGVPKTIDNDLDATDYTFGFDTAVQIATEAGDRLRTTGDSHMRCMVLEVMGRHVGWIALHTGIATGAHVTLIPEQPRSIEWICEYVQSVYDRRRAPLVVVSEGFKLEGMDEEYSRKGLDAFDRPRLGGIGEVIAPMIEERTGIESRATVLGHIQRGGAPSGADRVLATRFGLAAVDAITDRAWGSMVSLRGTDIVRVPMAEALGDLKRVPDHRYREAELLFG